The region AAAATTCACTGAGTGAAGATGATCGAAAAATGCTTTACTATTTTAAAATTTTACTTTCTTATGAAGCCAGCAGACCTGAGTTTTATGAGTTTGGCATTGATAAAATTTTAGATGTTAGTGTTCATGCAGATATGCAAAGCATAATATTTATAAAAAAAGCGATACAAAAATGAAGCTGACATTTAACGGCTCAATAGCCATTGTGAGGCCATTTGGATTTTTAGAAGTAAATATGGTTCCGTTAAAACTAAGTGATAAGCATATTGGTCAAATATCTTCGCGCAATGTTGATGCTATATTGCTTTCTTTAAAAAATGTTACTTTTTTTAGTCCTCTTTGGCTTAGCGGAGCTATTGAAAATTTAAGCGAAGAAGCGCAGAAACTTGGTATTACACTTGCTATTTGCGATTACAATGAGATTTTTTACGAGCTAATGATCAAAACTGTAAAAAATATCCTAAACATTTCACTTTTTGAAAACGAGCTAATTGCGGATTTGTTTTTAAATAAATTTATAAGTGAGACAAATTCTCAAGTACTTGTCTATAACCCAACTGAGCAGTATAGACACTATCTAGCAGAATATTTAAAAGACCGTACATATGATGTAGTGGAAGCAAAAGATATTAACGAATTTAATAGTAAAAAAAGTTCGTTTACTTGTGTGGTATCGCCACTAAACCATATTAAACTAAGCCAAAAGCGAATAGATACATTTATAAAAGGCGGGATTGTAATTTACTCTGTGCGAGGATTTATCGATTCAGACTTTGTAGAGAATTTTGATCTAGAAATGCATAATATAATGTTAAGGATCGGATATAAATTTTTTATCTTATGGGTAAATATCGCATGTGCTTTAAATATAAGAGGTGCAAATTTTTTAATCAACCTTGCAAATACTGCTCAAAAAAATGGT is a window of Campylobacter concisus DNA encoding:
- a CDS encoding prephenate dehydrogenase → MKLTFNGSIAIVRPFGFLEVNMVPLKLSDKHIGQISSRNVDAILLSLKNVTFFSPLWLSGAIENLSEEAQKLGITLAICDYNEIFYELMIKTVKNILNISLFENELIADLFLNKFISETNSQVLVYNPTEQYRHYLAEYLKDRTYDVVEAKDINEFNSKKSSFTCVVSPLNHIKLSQKRIDTFIKGGIVIYSVRGFIDSDFVENFDLEMHNIMLRIGYKFFILWVNIACALNIRGANFLINLANTAQKNGAFISLCGVNEANLSNELTTNLKGSNILIYKNLYDFYKDNSVLYLEKRTFDIEPANISKAATQISPYVIQCVSKTISSLVEQDTLCVDTKAGTFDIEGECEFLRVCVQFYGDIDMRILFGLKKQRLDKICSIFMSDKDDLDGYLSGYSQIFSIITNKILAQLWQKEIEVKVSLPKFLTDEMFFDRSSVGIITRLNVKDGETGFIFISK